Proteins encoded together in one Candidatus Neomarinimicrobiota bacterium window:
- the hutU gene encoding urocanate hydratase codes for MSGRGEIRAPRGKELTCKGWHQEAAMRMLMNNLDPEVAEKPQELIVYGGTGKAARNWEAYDAIIRTLKELENDETMLIQSGKPVGVFRTHEYAPRVIISNSMLVPNWANWEHFRELEERGLMMYGQMTAGSWIYIGTQGILQGTYETLAEVAKRRFGGSLKGTITLTGGLGGMGGAQPLAVTMNEGVAVIAEVERERIQRRLDSGYLDMMTEDSAEGIEIALKAKEKGEAKSIGILANASDLCKNFIEREITPDILTDQTSAHDELNGYVPSGMTYKDALSLRKSNPKKYIEASYDTMAEHVRAMLELQQRGAVTFDYGNNIRGQAKSAGVENAFDFPGFVPEYIRPLFCEGKGPFRWVALSGDPKDIEVTDNIVLKLFPEDERLARWIRLAGEKVKQQGLPARICWLGYGDRAKFGAAINDAVASGEISAPIVIGRDHLDCGSVASPNRETENMKDGSDAVADWPILNGLLNAVSGASWVSVHHGGGVGMGLAIHAGMVIVADGTPEMAKRIERVLTNDPGIGVARHFDAGYDIAVELADRKGIKIPMGN; via the coding sequence TTGAGCGGACGAGGGGAAATTCGTGCGCCTCGTGGCAAGGAGCTAACCTGTAAGGGATGGCATCAGGAAGCCGCTATGCGGATGCTTATGAACAACCTCGACCCGGAAGTCGCCGAGAAACCGCAGGAGCTCATCGTTTACGGCGGAACGGGAAAGGCAGCCCGAAACTGGGAGGCGTATGACGCTATAATCCGAACGCTTAAGGAACTCGAGAACGACGAGACGATGCTGATTCAGTCCGGCAAACCTGTGGGTGTATTCAGGACTCACGAATACGCGCCGCGGGTTATCATAAGTAATTCAATGCTTGTTCCCAATTGGGCTAACTGGGAACATTTTCGCGAATTGGAAGAGCGCGGACTGATGATGTACGGACAGATGACGGCGGGTTCGTGGATATATATCGGAACTCAGGGGATATTGCAGGGGACTTACGAGACTTTGGCGGAAGTGGCGAAACGGCGCTTCGGAGGAAGCCTGAAAGGAACCATAACTCTAACGGGCGGATTGGGTGGTATGGGCGGAGCTCAGCCGCTTGCGGTAACGATGAATGAGGGCGTTGCGGTCATTGCCGAGGTTGAGCGTGAGCGGATTCAGCGGCGTCTCGATTCCGGCTATCTGGATATGATGACCGAAGACTCCGCTGAGGGAATAGAGATCGCTCTCAAGGCAAAAGAAAAGGGAGAAGCGAAATCCATCGGGATTTTGGCAAACGCTTCCGACCTCTGCAAGAATTTTATTGAGCGGGAGATCACTCCCGATATTCTCACTGACCAGACCTCCGCTCATGACGAACTTAACGGATATGTTCCGTCCGGGATGACTTACAAGGATGCGCTGAGCCTCAGGAAAAGCAATCCGAAAAAATATATCGAAGCGTCTTATGATACAATGGCGGAACACGTGAGAGCGATGCTCGAACTTCAGCAGCGCGGAGCTGTGACGTTCGATTACGGTAACAATATTAGAGGTCAGGCGAAATCGGCGGGCGTGGAAAACGCATTTGATTTTCCCGGATTTGTGCCGGAATATATTCGGCCGCTTTTTTGCGAGGGAAAAGGACCGTTCAGATGGGTTGCGCTTTCCGGCGACCCAAAGGATATTGAAGTTACAGATAATATTGTCCTGAAACTATTCCCGGAGGACGAAAGATTGGCGAGATGGATTAGACTTGCTGGAGAAAAAGTGAAACAGCAGGGACTTCCTGCGCGTATTTGCTGGCTCGGCTACGGCGACAGGGCGAAGTTCGGCGCCGCTATAAACGATGCGGTTGCGTCCGGTGAGATTTCCGCTCCTATTGTCATAGGGCGTGACCATCTCGACTGCGGTTCTGTGGCATCCCCCAACAGGGAGACAGAAAATATGAAAGACGGTTCCGACGCGGTGGCTGACTGGCCGATTCTGAACGGACTGCTCAATGCGGTCTCAGGAGCAAGCTGGGTTTCTGTCCATCACGGCGGTGGAGTGGGGATGGGATTGGCTATCCACGCGGGAATGGTGATCGTTGCCGACGGCACTCCCGAAATGGCGAAACGGATTGAGCGGGTTCTCACAAACGACCCCGGGATCGGAGTCGCCCGGCATTTTGATGCGGGTTACGATATAGCGGTGGAATTAGCGGACAGGAAAGGCATCAAGATTCCTATGGGAAATTGA
- a CDS encoding glycerophosphodiester phosphodiesterase — MKRIIHRANTGKYPENTLEALEDAVQADADAIEIDVRLSSDGVPIVIHDSRLHKLTGRWDRVEYLTAAELKTLKVSSKNAEKEGKIPTLADAIEIINDKKEIIIDLKPGVTQKIVESVTNDLHRCKPHESIVLSSFDPKILGGFNKGSHGFHTAYIFESIYRRFSIARAETNNGEFQQWHPNFSRLNSRLMSMAKDEKKKVMTWDVNSQTEMEKCIALGVDGIITDEIGLLNTVLGEK; from the coding sequence ATGAAACGAATTATTCACAGAGCCAACACGGGAAAATATCCCGAAAATACGTTGGAAGCGTTGGAAGATGCCGTTCAAGCGGACGCTGACGCTATTGAGATAGACGTGCGGCTCTCATCCGACGGAGTGCCGATTGTCATCCACGACAGTCGGCTGCATAAGCTTACAGGCCGATGGGATAGAGTGGAATACCTGACAGCGGCTGAACTGAAAACACTGAAAGTCAGTTCTAAGAATGCGGAAAAAGAAGGGAAAATACCGACTCTTGCGGATGCGATAGAGATAATCAATGACAAAAAAGAGATTATTATCGACCTGAAACCGGGCGTAACTCAGAAAATAGTGGAATCTGTCACGAATGATTTGCACCGGTGCAAGCCGCACGAATCAATCGTTCTCTCCTCTTTCGACCCGAAAATATTAGGCGGATTCAACAAAGGCTCTCACGGATTTCACACTGCGTACATTTTCGAGTCGATCTATCGCCGGTTTTCAATCGCAAGGGCGGAAACAAATAACGGTGAATTTCAGCAATGGCATCCTAACTTTTCAAGGCTTAACTCACGACTGATGTCAATGGCAAAAGATGAGAAGAAAAAAGTAATGACGTGGGATGTGAATAGTCAAACCGAAATGGAGAAGTGCATCGCGTTGGGAGTGGACGGAATCATCACCGATGAGATAGGTTTACTGAACACCGTCTTGGGAGAAAAATGA
- a CDS encoding AAA family ATPase → MRFRRLELRKYGRFDAEVEVEFSDSGIDVIIGANETGKSTIMDGILTVIFGLSKTTEKEMRVPWSKAESGTGSLDIEQNGSFSIRREIGSQFTTLTKNSDELPLELFKGDAKPGGTKESSQYFKKLNENLSLTSREVLESLTFINQNAVETKIDGKIREVISGIGSGDYLKANKKLKEEAESLTKNVSWAKRERQDRKLEKLENKLMEIKQELDSALTAREVGGDKEEELKELKSKSNKLEKILKKEEEKLADFGKYIESLKEHDRAVEREEKLAEELITIKKQELKLEENEALQNLDIALSIRKKGGRVKEELSQYKTDEERKAELSEKVENLRSESGISAPKTIPGVWKTAAVLTTCTLSFILAWLSTNSVQMSSLVAVFFGTIVFIIVDRWRFKSADEHSARITIRLEELENLEQSSSEIKEKYAPLLEKYGIDVLLKEFTDMKDREKESDLIREILGERKSSEDLKKESKKLLQSIRMRVAEMDEMEQKNSELLKADRKLAECKALEAEQKTKVILLSEEKESLKETSHSIDTELAERRGRGVGNVDLLGREAAELEEQIEETRLEADALKLAVSTLNEAVEEFQETHHGRLSERISDWFNRFTEERYSSVELDDNWAPQIRTKEGRTVEIDVLSTGARDQLYFAMRLALAELMSQEVSLPIVLDDPFVHYDSERLKISKKILTEISKEHQVILFSHSPEYKKWGNVVLDLDSYWKARN, encoded by the coding sequence ATGCGATTCAGACGGCTTGAACTACGTAAGTATGGACGATTTGACGCTGAAGTCGAAGTGGAATTTAGCGATTCCGGTATTGATGTCATAATCGGGGCGAACGAAACAGGAAAGTCCACCATAATGGATGGAATTCTCACCGTGATTTTCGGTCTGTCGAAAACAACGGAAAAAGAAATGCGTGTACCGTGGAGCAAGGCGGAAAGCGGAACCGGAAGTTTGGATATTGAGCAAAACGGGTCGTTCTCTATTCGGCGGGAAATTGGAAGTCAATTTACTACGCTGACTAAAAATTCAGATGAACTTCCGTTAGAGCTGTTCAAAGGGGACGCCAAGCCCGGCGGCACGAAAGAATCGTCGCAGTATTTTAAGAAACTTAACGAAAATCTGAGTCTGACGAGCAGAGAAGTTCTTGAGTCGCTGACCTTTATAAATCAAAATGCGGTTGAAACGAAAATTGATGGAAAGATACGGGAAGTTATCTCGGGAATCGGTTCCGGCGATTATCTGAAGGCAAATAAAAAACTGAAAGAAGAAGCGGAATCATTGACCAAAAACGTATCGTGGGCAAAAAGAGAAAGGCAAGATCGAAAGCTTGAAAAATTAGAGAATAAACTTATGGAAATAAAACAGGAATTGGATTCAGCGCTCACTGCCCGTGAGGTCGGCGGCGACAAAGAAGAGGAGCTGAAAGAACTGAAAAGTAAGTCAAATAAGCTGGAAAAAATCCTCAAAAAAGAAGAAGAAAAACTCGCCGATTTTGGGAAATATATTGAGTCATTGAAGGAGCATGACAGGGCGGTGGAACGGGAAGAAAAACTCGCCGAAGAGCTGATAACCATCAAGAAACAGGAACTGAAATTAGAAGAAAATGAGGCTCTGCAAAATCTTGATATAGCTCTTAGTATAAGGAAGAAAGGCGGTAGAGTTAAAGAAGAACTTTCGCAATATAAAACTGACGAGGAGAGAAAAGCGGAGCTTTCGGAGAAAGTCGAAAACCTAAGAAGCGAGTCAGGAATTTCGGCTCCGAAAACGATTCCGGGTGTCTGGAAAACAGCCGCCGTTCTAACAACCTGTACCTTGAGTTTCATCTTAGCCTGGCTCTCAACAAACTCCGTTCAAATGTCTTCGCTGGTCGCCGTATTTTTCGGTACAATAGTATTCATCATAGTTGACCGGTGGCGCTTCAAATCTGCTGACGAACATTCGGCGCGGATAACTATACGGCTGGAAGAGCTGGAAAATCTCGAGCAGAGCAGCAGTGAGATAAAAGAGAAATACGCGCCTCTATTGGAAAAATATGGAATTGACGTCCTTCTAAAAGAATTTACGGATATGAAAGATCGAGAAAAAGAATCTGATTTGATTCGCGAAATACTGGGCGAAAGGAAGAGTTCTGAAGATCTAAAAAAAGAATCGAAAAAACTTCTTCAATCTATTCGAATGAGAGTCGCCGAAATGGACGAGATGGAGCAGAAGAACTCCGAACTTCTGAAAGCCGACAGAAAATTGGCTGAGTGCAAGGCTTTGGAAGCCGAGCAAAAAACAAAAGTTATCCTGCTGTCGGAAGAAAAGGAATCGCTGAAAGAAACGAGCCACAGCATTGATACAGAACTTGCGGAACGCCGCGGCAGAGGAGTGGGAAATGTTGATCTTCTCGGCAGGGAAGCGGCGGAGCTTGAGGAGCAGATAGAAGAAACGCGGCTGGAAGCGGATGCGTTGAAGTTGGCGGTGAGCACGCTGAACGAGGCTGTTGAGGAGTTTCAGGAAACTCATCACGGACGGCTCAGTGAGCGGATTTCGGATTGGTTCAACAGGTTTACTGAAGAAAGGTATAGCAGTGTGGAGCTCGATGATAATTGGGCGCCGCAGATACGTACAAAAGAGGGGAGGACTGTAGAAATTGATGTTTTGAGCACAGGGGCGAGGGACCAGCTCTATTTTGCTATGCGGCTCGCGCTGGCTGAATTGATGTCGCAGGAAGTTTCGCTCCCTATAGTTCTTGATGACCCGTTTGTTCATTACGACAGTGAACGGCTTAAAATTTCAAAGAAGATTCTAACAGAGATCAGCAAGGAACATCAGGTGATTCTTTTCAGCCACTCTCCCGAGTATAAAAAATGGGGGAACGTTGTGCTTGATCTGGACAGCTATTGGAAAGCGCGCAATTGA